The Bradysia coprophila strain Holo2 chromosome IV unlocalized genomic scaffold, BU_Bcop_v1 contig_84, whole genome shotgun sequence genome window below encodes:
- the LOC119072762 gene encoding uncharacterized protein LOC119072762 — protein MNVHTAIDLTTSILAEELQMSAEIERLQQQNAEFNEIEGIDDLFIHYGRSDRHLLDEMVAEFGLECPDFDIFNYVDPALDAELDSDAAEALNVIDCDIEQSDINLNSLAESSEQLAMTKRHLKHQQELILQMQKHLNILVDTQGMKSDPLDVSARTHFEIPEIGNVVTNEQSLLSDSGQLSEVREIKSMLPFEKESREESVLITQSKDSVALHVEPHSVPLHPENILNHGHSLRLKEVRIALNRKVNTKEFTCHLIDSEVRRSNRCIRKTAKGKGLQSAKKSYH, from the exons ATGAATGTG CATACGGCGATCGATCTGACTACAAGCATTCTCGCTGAAGAACTGCAAATGTCTGCTGAAATAGAGCGGCTGCAGCAACAGAATGCCGAGTTCAATGAGATTGAAGGGATCGACGATCTCTTTATACATTACGGTAGAAGCGACCGTCATTTGCTCGACGAAATGGTCGCTGAATTTGGGCTGGAATGTCCggattttgacattttcaattatgtCGATCCGGCATTGGATGCTGAACTCGATTCGGATGCAGCTGAGGCTCTGAATGTAATTGATTGTGACATTGAACAATCAGACATCAATTTAAACAGTTTGGCTGAAAGCAGTGAACAATTGGCAATGACAAAGCGCCATTTAAAACATCAGCAGGAGTTAATTCTTCAGATGCAAAAGCATTTGAACATTTTGGTTGATACTCAGGGAATGAAATCAGATCCATTGGATGTAAGTGCTCGAACGCACTTTGAAATTCCAGAAATTGGTAACGTCGTTACGAATGAACAATCACTACTTAGCGACTCCGGTCAATTGTCAGAAGTTCGAGA AATTAAGAGTATGCTGCCATTTGAAAAAGAAAGCCGAGAAGAAAGCGTTTTAATCACGCAATCGAAGGACAGTGTTGCTCTACATGTGGAACCACATTCTGTGCCGTTGCACCCAGAAAACATTCTTAATCACGGACACTCATTGCGGTTGAAGGAG GTGCGAATCGCATTGAACAGGAAAGTCAATACGAAAGAATTTACTTGTCACTTGATAGACAGCGAGGTTAGGAGATCCAATCGATGTATTCGCAAAA
- the LOC119072741 gene encoding protein disks lost — MAEQVLEWLLANDPSKGTSDWIADALQTSNEKCSIEEFAVYFLNFIRTQTEEYVKGNVSTCNTPRKPTELAVRTSTQKTSISKRICDSFGEDNLNASIPFSENSLDLQNDGFKPLKFCSTPTRSNYVHMQSTPYRNHSTTDDCSYSRSITSQNSFDRSANSTFSPAHLHSLEKSSYRQKLNSSPICLSDFMSPATSKVKNRKNTRDKSENSSILSDNDFPAIGKRTPKSNQKASTSSTSAIESPKDCVTPIRPRKRVAPITVKSTAPNNFGSIAYRAENNLLEINNDETKISRDLLKNVDVIAKEFENENHADRAIHFYGQLKRQNASSTSIKIDLTKVTQVDVLNRMISIYTIIIDSNLTTNCLTEISFLLNLLNAEFTDAHQPQPQLSLCEDSSIEPLDEQADELIEPHLINRQCSVVWSSWIFKNIHNCVYFSAGVLSKQKHLLMLLDITTIKVLMDNERLMEHGECMREFLTNVYAHKLQLDSVKCSNHDVSFKQGGGHNVFYQEDDDTKEHFPSMREFSAFKNQRDGFYSVLRIWESNHFNPSWNFVGELGPKIKSLLGIMRHPINMAHLAKLFTSQLILSSNFEDTSSDLQQTLQIDSTKLSKLQQRLIAPSYFATDYMYPGSQAFFRDFLKVAETEITFIEQLKIVLVNELLELNGSSYETINLSSGRNKMTQFDEYVVRPETVAIMRVLAKFLGLIYVKPFAYDGTRNFGVDSRQIEQRNMTCPIFDIKGVLSKSIKSNRLIVTIPWLVQFLSMLDYITLRLSYFVDIFHMLYDIYNRATETESNEAENRMRPTSLFIIRTCLGWLFEQSNIPDDYHKYRQTLSIAKKDDGMAIVQVLVPKSVSDYFTNRKFMITNHQMNSCLDAMQCTLVTIEKPSQFKQSINCGQSTEKRILATLDPMMENILNAACPFLRDFRVSIMPAKYSKTVSRSGKYRHITTQKANETKTSRDTHDQTKLAEAFLQSQSLSVRRTIEFVIERTVSAVIKDFQIEILVPMKRVVNEGLTSIIETDKRKVANEMFERFTNAQQQLNKKWDECVPQMTRERVKKAFDALLPNETLSIVKQTCTNLAVEKCKLKANEWKNMNLVGIEFFTKDLSGDANKLIKNRTALGKQPNVMSFDLGSVKKFASNLLGQIQMELHYASMRPERSNSINIQLVIEDIAELLTCGVLPSPICKTICFSTLHLVLSLVYSRPDLLQPELLDAFTRLWDCSLLEYWTKPNDETGGTDGDDSEERDSLPNICPTKSRHIFSNLISHCLMHRLIGCPFNSFEALERLLVTLIEKHFVTIPSLNEQFVSLLREEWPEDLLKSMSSLVSKVASRSADMTVDKVECLFMEMLQDLF; from the exons acTAGCAACGAGAAATGCTCCATCGAAGAATTTGCAGTTTATTTCCTGAATTTTATTCGAACTCAAACGGAAGA GTACGTAAAAGGAAATGTCTCAACTTGTAATACACCTCGCAAGCCCACAGAACTTGCGGTACGTACAAGTACACAAAAAACCTCAATCAGCAAGCGAATATGTGATAGTTTCGGAGAAGACAATCTCAATGCATCGATTCCGTTTTCGGAGAACTCACTAGATCTACAAAACGATGGCTTCAAACCATTGAAATTCTGTTCAACTCCTACACGCAGCAACTATGTGCACATGCAAAGTACGCCATACCGGAACCATAGCACCACCGATGACTGTTCGTATTCACGGTCAATCACCAGTCAGAACAGTTTTGATCGATCAGCGAATAGTACATTTAGTCCAGCTCATTTACACTCGTTGGAAAAGAGTTCGTATCGACAAAAGCTGAACTCATCGCCCATATGTCTGAGTGACTTTATGTCTCCGGCAACGTCGAAAGTGAAGAATCGTAAAAATACTAGAGACAAATCGGAGAATAGTTCGATTTTATCGGACAATGATTTTCCGGCCATTGGTAAGCGTACACCTAAGAGTAATCAAAAAGCATCAACGTCATCGACCAGCGCGATAGAGAGCCCCAAAGACTGTGTTACACCGATAAGACCACGAAAGAGAGTTGCACCAATAACAGTAAAAAGCACAGCACCGAATAATTTCGGTTCAATAGCCTACCGAGCAGAGAACAATCTGCTGGAAATAAACAATGACGAGACGAAAATCTCAAGGGATCTGCTGAAAAATGTCGACGTTATCGCAAAAGaattcgaaaatgaaaatcacgCCGACAGggccatacatttttatggtcAATTGAAAAGACAGAATGCCTCATCAACAtccattaaaattgatttgacgaaagtaaccCAAGTGGATGTACTGAATCGCATGATTTCAATCTACACAATCATCATAGACTCGAATTTAACAACGAATTGTCTgactgaaatttcatttttactgaATCTACTGAATGCAGAATTTACCGATGCCCATCAACCACAACCGCAGTTGTCACTGTGCGAAGACTCGTCCATAGAACCATTGGATGAACAGGCTGACGAACTGATTGAACCACATCTAATTAATCGACAATGTTCGGTTGTGTGGTCTTCTTGGATATTCAAAAACATTCACAATTGTGTGTACTTCAGTGCTGGCGTATTGAGTAAACAGAAACATTTGCTAATGCTGTTGGACATAACGACAATAAAAGTGCTTATGGACAATGAACGCTTGATGGAGCATGGTGAATGCATGAGGGAGTTTTTGACAAATGTTTACGCGCACAAGTTACAATTGGACTCAGTGAAATGTTCGAATCATGATGTGTCATTTAAGCAGGGTGGCGGTCATAATGTATTTTATCAGGAGGATGACGACACAAAAGAACATTTCCCATCAATGCGTGAATTTTCCGCATTCAAGAATCAACGAGATGGATTTTACAGCGTATTGAG AATTTGGGAATCGAATCATTTTAATCCGTCGTGGAATTTTGTCGGTGAATTGGGcccgaaaataaaatctctGCTTGGCATTATGCGACATCCAATTAATATGGCACATTTGGCAAAGCTATTTACATCGCAGCTTATACTGTCCAGTAATTTTGAG GACACATCATCCGATCTCCAACAGACCCTACAAATCGATTCAACCAAACTATCCAAACTGCAACAACGTTTAATCGCACCCAGCTATTTCGCAACCGATTACATGTATCCGGGAAGTCAAGCCTTCTTTCGGGATTTTCTAAAAGTCGCCGAGACTGAAATCACTTTCATCGAGCAATTGAAAATCGTACTGGTCAACGAACTACTGGAACTGAATGGATCTTCGTATGAGACAATAAATCTGTCGTCCGGCAGAAACAAAATGACTCAATTCGATGAATATGTAGTTCGGCCGGAAACGGTTGCTATAATGAGAGTGCTGGCCAAATTTCTGGGATTAATTTACGTGAAACCGTTCGCTTATGATGGAACGCGAAATTTTGGTGTTGATAGTCGGCAGATAGAACAGAGAAACatg ACTTGTCCCATATTCGATATAAAAGGAGTGTTAAGTAAATCCATCAAATCAAACAG GCTGATTGTAACAATTCCTTGGCTGGTGCAATTTCTATCAATGTTGGACTACATAACACTGAGATTGAGTTACTTCGTCGACATATTTCATATGCTGTACGATATATACAACAGAGCCACAGAGACCGAATCGAACGAAGCAGAAAATCGAATGCGACCCACGTCATTATTTATAATCAGAACCTGTCTGGGATGGTTATTCGAGCAATCAAACATACCCGACGATTATCATAAGTATCGTCAAACACTGTCAATAGCCAAAAAAGACGATGGCATGGCAATCGTCCAAGTGTTAGTGCCCAAGTCGGTGTCCGACTATTTTACcaacagaaaatttatgatCACCAACCACCAAATGAATTCCTGTCTTGATGCCATGCAATGTACATTGGTCACTATCGAAAAGCCGTCACAATTCAAGCAATCAATCAATTGTGGACAATCTACGGAAAAGAGAATTTTAGCCACGCTCGATCCAATgatggaaaacattttgaatgcGGCGTGCCCGTTTCTGAGAGATTTTCGTGTGTCGATAATGCCAGCCAAGTATTCGAAGACTGTTTCTCGCAGCGGCAAATATCGTCACATTACGACCCAAAAAGccaacgaaacgaaaacgtCGCGAGACACTCATGATCAGACAAAATTGGCAGAGGCTTTTCTACAGTCACAAAGTCTATCTGTGCGAAgaacaattgaatttgttaTCGAACGGACCGTATCGGCTGTGatcaaagattttcaaatcgaaattcTGGTTCCTATGAAACGGGTGGTTAACGAAGGACTGACTTCCATTATCGAAACGGACAAACGAAAAGTGGCCAATGAAATGTTTGAACGGTTCACAAACGCACAACAACAACTGAATAAGAAGTGGGACGAATGTGTGCCGCAAATGACAAGGGAGCGTGTGAAG AAAGCCTTCGACGCTCTCCTGCCGAACGAGACACTATCAATAGTGAAACAAACGTGCACAAATCTAGCGGTCGAGAAATGCAAGCTGAAAGCCAACGAAtggaaaaatatgaatttggTTGGAATCG AGTTCTTCACAAAGGATTTATCGGGAGACGCCAACAAGCTAATCAAAAACCGAACTGCATTGGGAAAGCAACCAAATGTGATGAGCTTTGACCTTGGATCCGTAAAAAAATTCGCGTCCAATTTACTCGGGCAAATTCAG atGGAGCTACATTATGCATCCATGCGACCCGAACGCTccaattcaataaatattcaattggTCATTGAAGATATTGCAGAGCTCCTAACATGCGGAGTTTTACCATCGCCCATCTGCAAGACAATCTGCTTTTCCACATTACATCTGGTATTGTCTTTGG TGTACAGTCGTCCAGACCTGTTACAACCTGAATTGTTAGACGCATTTACGAGGCTTTGGGACTGCAGCCTATTAGAATATTGGACAAAACCAAACGATGAAACGGGTGGTACAGATGGTGATGATTCCGAAGAACGAGACAGTCTGCCAAATATTTGTCCAACGAAATCGCGGCACATCTTTTCGAATTTAATAAGCCATTGCCTGATGCATAGACTGATTGGCTGTCCGTTCAACTCATTCGAAGCATTGGAGAGGTTGCTGGTGACTTTGATAGAGAAGCATTTTGTAACGATTCCATCGCTCAACGAACAATTTGTTAGTCTTCTACGTGAGGAATGGCCTGAG gATTTGCTCAAAAGTATGTCGTCTTTGGTATCGAAAGTGGCGTCAAGGTCAGCCGATATGACTGTCGATAAAGTTGAATGTTTGTTCATGGAAATGCTGCAggatttgttttaa